The Dreissena polymorpha isolate Duluth1 chromosome 10, UMN_Dpol_1.0, whole genome shotgun sequence genome includes a region encoding these proteins:
- the LOC127849247 gene encoding microtubule-associated protein 6-like, translated as MFEPEFSDCQSDYSKSDSDSEESCVDTQDDHRVGNSDCRDSERDNLGTCQDCLLYSRDSERDNLGTCKKIVSYTVETANGTIWEPARNSSKIVSDTVETVNGTIWEPARNSSKIVSDTVETVNGTIWEPARNSSKIVSYTVETVNGTIWEPARNSSKIVSYTVETVNGTIWEPARNSSKIVSYTVETVNGTIWEPARNSSKIFAYTVETVNGTIWEPARTSSKIVSYTIETLNGTIWEPARNSSKIVAYTVETVNGTIWEPARNSSEIVSYTVETVNGAIWEPARNSFKVVFYTVETVNGTIWEPARNSSKIFAYTVETVNGTIWEPARNSSKIVAYTVETVNGTIWEPARNSSKIVSYTVETVNGTILEPARNSSKIFAYTVETVNGTIWEPARNSSKIFAYTVETVNGTIWEPARNSYTVCSSQTVYYIA; from the exons ATGTTTGAGCCGGAATTTAGTGACTGTCAGTCAGATTATTCTAAATCTGACTCGGACAGTGAGGAATCTTGTGTCGATACTCAAGATGACCATCGTGTTGGAAATTCGGATTG TCGAGACAGTGAACGGGACAATCTGGGAACCTGCCAAGACTGTCTTCTTTACAGTCGAGACAGTGAGCGGGACAATCTGGGAACCTGCAAGAAGATTGTCTCCTATACAGTCGAGACAGCGAACGGGACAATCTGGGAACCTGCAAGAAACTCATCCAAGATTGTCTCCGATACAGTCGAGACAGTGAACGGGACAATCTGGGAACCTGCAAGAAACTCATCCAAGATTGTCTCCGATACAGTCGAGACAGTGAACGGGACAATCTGGGAACCTGCAAGAAACTCATCCAAGATTGTCTCCTATACAGTCGAGACAGTGAACGGGACAATCTGGGAACCTGCAAGAAACTCATCCAAGATTGTCTCCTATACAGTCGAGACAGTGAACGGGACAATCTGGGAACCTGCAAGAAACTCATCCAAGATTGTCTCCTATACAGTCGAGACAGTGAACGGGACAATCTGGGAACCTGCAagaaactcatccaagattttcGCCTATACAGTCGAGACAGTGAACGGGACAATCTGGGAACCTGCAAGAACCTCATCCAAGATTGTCTCCTATACAATCGAGACACTGAACGGGACAATCTGGGAACCTGCAAGAAACTCATCCAAGATTGTCGCCTATACAGTCGAGACAGTGAACGGGACAATCTGGGAACCTGCAAGAAACTCATCCGAGATTGTCTCCTATACAGTCGAGACAGTTAACGGGGCAATCTGGGAACCTGCAAGAAACTCATTCAAGGTTGTCTTCTATACAGTTGAGACAGTGAACGGGACAATCTGGGAACCTGCAAgaaactcgtccaagattttcGCCTATACAGTCGAGACAGTGAACGGGACAATCTGGGAACCTGCAAGAAACTCATCCAAGATTGTCGCCTATACAGTCGAGACAGTTAACGGGACAATCTGGGAACCTGCAAGAAACTCATCCAAGATTGTCTCCTATACAGTCGAGACAGTGAACGGGACAATCTTGGAACCTGCAagaaactcatccaagattttcGCCTATACAGTCGAGACAGTGAACGGGACAATCTGGGAACCTGCAagaaactcatccaagattttcGCCTATACAGTCGAGACAGTGAACGGGACAATCTGGGAACCTGCAAGAAACTCATATACAGTCTGTTCATCACAGACAGTTTACTACATAGCCTAG